In a single window of the Rhineura floridana isolate rRhiFlo1 chromosome 3, rRhiFlo1.hap2, whole genome shotgun sequence genome:
- the ABT1 gene encoding activator of basal transcription 1, whose protein sequence is MGSEDGEGIVTQKKEVESDVQLDPSNQDGTRKIVPGIIYLGHIPPRFRPRHVRNLLSVHGEVGRIFLQPEERFIRKKKKKAGSNAKNFTEGWVEFRDKRVAKLVAASLHNTPMGVRRKSQFHYDLWNMKYLHRFKWTHLSERLAYERQVRQQRMRAEVSQAKRETNFYLQNVEKSKRFSEKSSRAEQEEKSWGFVQRRTEEEIQTSKGNKRLKQQLARAAEIQQKSQSNSALLTKIFNIQH, encoded by the exons ATGGGCAGTGAAGACGGAGAAGGGATAgtgacacagaagaaggaagtagAAAGTGATGTTCAGTTGGATCCCTCTAATCAAGATGGCACCAGAAAAATTGTGCCTGGCATTATTTATCTTGGTCACATCCCTCCTCGCTTCCGGCCTAGGCATGTCCGTAACTTGCTTAGTGTGCATGGTGAAGTGGGACGTATTTTCCTACAGCCTGAAG AGCGATTTATacgaaagaaaaagaagaaagcaggTAGTAATGCCAAGAACTTCACTGAAGGCTGGGTAGAATTCCGGGATAAGCGTGTAGCAAAGCTGGTAGCTGCCAGTTTGCACAATACACCCATGGGTGTCCGCAGGAAGAGCCAGTTCCATTATGATCTGTGGAAtatgaag TATCTGCACCGCTTCAAGTGGACTCACCTCAGTGAGCGGCTGGCGTATGAGCGGCAGGTGCGGCAGCAGCGCATGCGTGCTGAAGTTTCACAAGCCAAGCGTGAGACTAATTTCTacctgcagaatgtagagaaGAGCAAGCGCTTTTCAGAAAAAAGCAGCCGGGCAGAACAGGAGGAAAAGAGCTGGGGCTTTGTCCAGCGCCGTACTGAGGAGGAAATCCAGACTAGCAAAGGGAACAAGCGTCTCAAACAGCAGCTGGCCCGAGCTGCTGAGATCCAGCAGAAATCCCAGTCAAACAGCGCTCTGCTAACCAAGATCTTCAATATCCAGCACTAG